The Pirellulales bacterium sequence ACCGGGAGGCCTTCGATCGGCTGCTCACCGAGCGGACGCGGATGGTGGCGGTGACCGCTGTTTCGAACGTGCTGGGCACAATCAACCCGGTGGCCGAGATCGTGGCGCGTGCCCGCGCGGTGGGCGCGGCGACGTTGATCGACGTGGCGCAGAGCGCGCCGCACGAACCGCTGGATGTGCAACAGCTTGGCGCCGACTTTGTGGCCTTCAGCGGCCATAAGATGCTGGGGCCGTCGGGCGTGGGCGTGTTGTGGGGACGGGCGGAACTGCTCGACGCGATGCCGCCGTTTTTGGGGGGCGGCAACATGATTCGCCGCGTCACCACCGAAGGCTATATCCCGGCCGAGTTGCCAGCCAAATTCGAGGCGGGCACCCCACCGATCGCGCCGGTCATTGGGCTGGGCGCCGCGATCGATTATTTGAACGGCGTGGGCTTGGCCGCCATTGCCGCCCACGAACGCGCGCTGACGCGCCTGGCGCACGAGCGATTGAGTCAGATCGATGGGGTGCGCATCTTGGGCCCGGCGCCCGAGCACAAGGCGGGCATCATCGGCTTTGTGGTCGAGGGAGTGCATGCGCACGACGTGGCGCAGGTGCTAGATCAGCATGGCGTGGCGATCCGCGCGGGACACCACTGCGCGATGCCGTTGCACAAGCGGTTGGGGCTGGCGGCAACGGCCCGGGCGAGTTTTTACCTGTACAGCACGGCCGATGAAGTCGAGACGTTGGCGCAGGCGCTAGTGGCCGCGCGTGGCCTGTTTGCCAAACGCTCGAGCAAGGCCAGCGTGTGACGGCGGCGCCCGTCAGTCGCCGCGTTGATTGATCTGGTCCTGGTCGTGCGCCCAGGCCTTCCAGATCGCTTGCAACTCGTCGTCTGTCGGGTCGAGTTGCTGCCGCCGCGCCTCGGCGATGAACGCCGCGGCGCTCGTCAGATGCTCGGCATTGAACCTGCCGAAGATGACGATGTCTCCCTCCTCGGTGCGGATGCGATACACATCGAGCAGAAAGACCCCGGCAGCCTCGGGGTCGGGTCGCAAGCACAGTGGCGCGTCGTCCATGCGTCGTTCCCTTTCGTGTGGCGTTCGGCGCCGCGACATCTTACCAGACCATGCCGGTTGGCGATGGTCACTGGCCGCCGCCGGCATGCACCCGCTCGCGGAAGGGGCCGACGTCGACCAGTTCGGCCGGCCCCTGGCAATGGACGACCGACAACTGATCGCCCGCGACGTGATAGATGGCGTCTTGATGAAAGCGCGCGCCAAGCTGGCGGGCTTCGCTCAGGGAAATATCGGCGGCAAAGCTCGGTTCGGCGTGACCGGTGGCGGGAGAAAACCCAGTGACGCGGCAGTGCCAATGGCCACGGCTAGCCAGATCCGCTTGCAGGCGGCGGTCGGCCGCTTGATTTTCGGCGTCGGTCCACTGTTGGCCGGTGGTGGCATAGGCGGAGACGATGACGAACTGGTGGGGCCATTCCGGCTCGGCGCCGGGCAGACGAAACCGCGTTTGGAAATAGGCCGGGTGCATGAGGGGGGGGGAAGCAGAAACGGTCCGGAATCGACCTCACCAAAATACGTTTCTCAACTCGGCAGTTTTATCGCGTCCCTGCTCGCAGAGCGAGGCGTGACTTGACGGGCGGAGGCCACATTTTGGCCGTGGAATCCACGGTTGCGCGTTACGATGGCGGTTGGAGAAACCGCATGTCACGTAAACGGCTCTTCCTCATAATTGCCGGAATCAGCGCGCTCGCGGCGGCGCTGGTCGGTGGCATGCCGGTCATGGTTTGGGATGGCGGATTCGGGCAAGTCGAATACCAAATTCGGTTTGTCGACAGCGAAGGCGCCCCAATCCCTGGCGTCCAACTTCGCGTCGAGAACGAACAAGGCGCCAACTTCTTTCATTATCCGGTGACCGACTATGCGGAAGGCCGTGCGCCGGCTTCGGGCGACGACGGGGTGCTGACGTTTCACCATGTCGGCGGCGGACCAGAGTTTAGCGGGCGCTGCACGGAGTGGTTCGGCATTTGCTTTGGCGAATGCAATGCGCCGATATTCATCTGCCGATTCTTGCTGGATGGCAAAGAGGTCTATCGGTCGAAGTTCAATGACATGAACGCCAACGCGACCCAACAGCAAGTCCTCCGCGTATGGAACCACATGGATTGGCTGCCCGTCCGTCGCGAAGGAGAGACGATCATGGATGTGTATGTTCGAGAAAGTGACCATCGAGACAGGGACGATAACGGCGACGTGGACAGGGGCGAGCAGGCCGCGTTCCATGCCCTGGGGCCGCTCGTGGGAAGGGCCTGGAGCGTTGAGCGCGGAAGCGGCGTCGCCACCGAGAATCTGGAGTTCATGACCTATCAAGCGACCGTCGTTGTGAAGTGACAATGACCGCTTTGCCTCTGCGCGACAGGAGCAAAGGCGGCTAGCGAGCCGCCGCGTCCAATGCTCGCGCTTGGGCAATCTCTCGCTCGCCCAAGGGGCGCACCTGGCTGGCGGCCAGCGAAACGACGGCCAACGTCTCCCCCTTGAGGCTGGCAAACTCCACCTCGTAGCCCGCATCGCCGTGCAGCAAGACGACCGTGCCGACGTCGCCGCGTAGGAGGCCCAGCTCGCGCAGGTCGACCGTCAGCACCACGGTATCGAGTTCCTTAATCATTCCTTGGTTTCGCCATCGGGCCAAAGATCTCGAATCGGTCTCGTGACTGTCGCCCGGCATCCACGTCTGGCCGGCGCCTGCGTCGTCCGAAGAACGGAGTCGAGCGGATGTGCGGAGCTAGCAAGCGCTATGGGCGCGGCGATTGGGCCGGGCGCGGTTTGGAATACCAGCCACTGAGAGTTTGTTCGGCCGGCTTGCCGTATACGCAGAAGCTCGTGTCTCCCTGCGCTTGTTTTTTGTCGTAGAGCCGCGCAGGCCAATCCCACCAGCAGTAGCCCAAAAACCAGGGCTCGTTCCAAAACGAATTTAGCGCCGCCTCATAGTATCGGGCCTGCTCGGCGCCGTCGTACGGCAGTTGAGTCTGCTTCCAATCAGAGGGGAAAGCCGAGCAAGTGGCGGCACTGCGGACGCCGATTTCCATGAAGAGGATCGGCTTGCCGGCCTTCTCGCTCAAGGCGCGGAGAGTTTGACGAATCGGTCGCCAAGCGTTCAGCATGTGTTCGAGCGAGGTGTCGCGCCTGGCGCCGACCGGATAATACGCGCCAACGCCAATGATATCGAGCGCGTCGAGCCACTTGATGTTGCCAGCCAGACCGGTGTTCGCGTTGTAGACGATCGGGCCTTTGTAGACTTTTCGAACTGCGGTGATGACGCGCCGCCACTGTTGTTCGAATTTCACCGTGGAATACATTTCGCAGCCGACGCAAAACATTTCGCAGCGCGTGTCCGCGGCTATTTTGGCATAGTGGAGAAGAAAGCGTTCGTAGTTCGCCCACCAGCTTTCCCAATCGCGCTTGTCGGGGAAGTCGATCAATGCCCGCCAGACTCCGTTGCGGCAGTCGACGACCGGTTTGAGGATGATCTTGAACCGATGATTGCGGGCCAAGCGGATTGCCCGACGAAGCTCTCCATCGGTGATCATTTCTTTGTTGCGCGTGGAAAACAGTATTTCAGTGGAACGCTGAGTCTCCATGTGGCCCAAGAACGCCAGGGCGATCCACTCTGTTCCTGTTGCCGTCAGCTGCCGCAACGATTCGTTCGGCGCGGCGCCCAAATAATCGCCGCGTACGCCCGGCCAGCCCCAGGTATAACCTTTGACGAAGCCGGGAAGTTGGGGATTCTTTGGCGGATCGGCAGCGCCGGCCGCTACTTGCGCCGCAACGAGGCGCCCGCCAAGGACGGCCGCCGTGACGATGAGCCGCAAGCAGGTAGCCCATGACTGGCGAACTGGATCAGCGCTTTGAGCCAGCATTGGCAGATCGCAGAGTCCGACCGGTAGAAGCCGGCCGGGCCGTTGGAGTGAGGGGTCGCGATCCTCGGTAGGACGGGTGAAATACGCCCGGCAGGATTCGAACCTGCAACCCTCGGTTCCGAAGACCGATGCGCTATCCAATTGCGCCACGGGCGCTTGCGGGCCGCGGGGCCAGCAACGGGCGCCACGGCACAAAGCTCACTCAGGATAGCGGACAGCGCCCGCCGCCGACAAGTTGCCGCCGGCCCGGGTGAAGCCGGCGCTCTGCTGGCTGCTAGGCCGGGGGACGGCGCCGCCAGACCGAATAGGTGCCCCAATTTTGCGCGGAGACACGGTCGGGCACGGCCTGCTGGCGGAGCGCTAGTTGCTGCTCGCGCAACTGGCGCCGCCGCTCCAGTTCGCCCACCTGGCGCTCCAGCGACGACTGGCTGAAACCGGGAGCGGTCGAATCGCTGCGATCCATCGGTGCTCTTCTTTGCGGAAAAAGTCGCGCGAGACAACCCCGCGCATGTCGCTAGAGGTATCTAACCCACTGGCGCGGAGAGTCAAAAAAGTTTCGCCAGTTATCTGCCAGCGGCGTCATTTCCCGGCGGTATCGAAGCCCACACTGGCGCGGTAGATTGAATAACAAATACCGATGCGGTCCGGGGGTGCCGAGTGGAACAGGTTTCTTTCCGTCGTCCGCAAATCAGCCTGCGGGGACTTTTTTGGCTGGTCGTATTGTTCGGCGCGACCTTTGGCCTCTTTCGTTGGTTGGGGAGTGATACGCGCGCGGCGACGATCACCTTTCTGGCAATGGTCATGCCGGCATGCATCGCGATGGAGCGCGCTTGCACACCGCAGGCAGCGCGCGGCGTGCGACCAACAGCGCGCTCTGCGGTGATCGCCGCGGCGCTCATCGTCGTCGCAAGTGCGCTGCCTGCCGCAATCGGCGTTGCCGTTTTGTCACTGGAAATCGTCTTTCCACTCATTTGGGTGGTCGCGATGTCGCTGTTTGACTTGAATGAAATCTGGGCAATCATCGCGATCGGGATTTCAGCAACCGTTGTCACGTCCGCTTTTCTCGTCACACGGCGTTGGCCGGGGCCAATTCCCTTGCGGGCGCCGATCTTGTTGGCGATATGTGCGCTGTTGTGCTTGGTGTACTGCGCAATTGACGCCACTTCCGCGATTAGCGAGGCGGGATGGGGCAAGTCACTTACGCTGTGGGCAGGCAACTTCGTGGCCGTCTTACTATTGGCGATCTTTTGGTGGCGTCATCGAAACAGGGCCACGCGATTTCAGGCTTTGGCGCTGATGACCTTATTCAACTGCTGGCTGGTTGGCCTGGCATTTCCGGTGCTGGGCGGATTGATGGTCGACGAGTTTTTTCAGTTCGATTTTTCCGGGATGTTTCAAGGCGGCCCAGCGCCGCGCGTCGATCGCGAAGGTTGGAGAAAGCTGCGGAAAGGCATGTCCAAGGCCGAAGTCGAACGCCTCTTGGGCAGTCGTGGCAACGTGGCTACCCTTGGCGCGATCCAACACGCCGATGGGACCACGTCGGCTGAGTTTGAAGTTTGGCAATATGAGTGGTATGGCCCCGGCTTCATCTTTCGCCCAGACGACCGTTCGTATGTTGTGTGGTTTGATGCAACCGACACAGTCTCGCGATTCCGCCCGCCGCTCTATGAGCAGGAACCGGATGATCTTGCGCTGACAGTCGAAACTGTCGCGACTCTGTCGACGAGTATGCTTGCTCCTGCCGACGGTACGTTTCGAGCGGTCGCCATGCGGTTACCGTGGGTCTATGTGTTGGATCGGAGTGGCCACCTCTGGGTGTTTCGTGTCGATCCCGCCGACGTGGACCTCCCACCAAATTTGGAGCGCAGGATCGAACTTGCCGGCGATGGCCACGACATCCAAATTCTGGGCGACACGCTGTTGTTGACTTCACATGGCAAGCTGGTCGCCTATTCGCTGCAACGCCCGGACGAGCCACGATTGTTGGGACTCTTTGGAAGGGATGAGCCCCGCGTGAGAGTAAGTCGCGCCATCGTGCTTGCGGGGAGCCGAATTTTCTTGTTATGCGACGGCGCGGTCGACAGTTTTGATTGTTCGATCCCCAGTCATCCGCGGCTATTGGGATCGATGCAGACAGACGCGACCAATTGCACTGGTTGCGCAAGTGGAGCACGGTTGTATGTCGGCGAGACGCCAAACGACAATAGCGATCGCGCCGGAATCGCGATCTACGATGCGACGCATCCTGAGAAACTGATCAGAAGTGGCTTTGTCCCGCTTGAAGACAGTCCGTACCACCTCTTTACGCCAACTGAGAACCGTCTGTTGGTGCTGGTTGATCGGTGGCGCACAGCGGACGCCTTGCTATTAGACGTCAGCGATTCGAAAAGCCCCGCGATCATCAAAACATTCGATAGAGCGGGTGGCCGGGGCGCCGCAATGGTCCGTCATCAGGGAGAACAGTATCTGATCACAAACGGCGGCGTCTTTCGCATTGCCGGCGACCGTCTCAAGCGCTGCGGCGACTTTGAGCCAAATATCTTCACTCTGGACGGCTCTCCGTATCGAGGCGCCGGCGAGGGCAATTACGCCGCAATCGTCGGAAACAACCAATGCGTATTGTTGCGGCTCGAAGCAGAGGCAGCGCCCTAGCCCGTGAAGCGGGAGACGGCGAGGGTGATGTTTTGCCCGCCAAAGCCAAAGCTGTTCGACAGCGCGTGATCGCAGCGCGCCGGTCGCGGTTGGTTGGGGATGTAGTCGAGGTCGCAGTCGGGGTCGGGCGTTTCGAGATTGATCGTCGGCGGCAGCACATTGTCGCGGATCGCCATCAGGCAAAGGATCAGTTCGGTGGCGCCGGCGGCGGCGATCAGGTGCCCCATCATGCTCTTGGTGCTGGAGACGGGGGTTTGATACGCCTGGTCGCCGAGCGCCCGCTTGATGGCGAGCGATTCCACCTTGTCGTTGACCGACGTGCTGGTGCCGTGCGCGTTGATGTAGTGCACGTCCCCAGGATTGAGCCCCGCGTCTTCCAAGGCCAGCGAAATGCAGCGGGCGGCGCCGCGCCCCTCGGGGTGGATGTCGGTGATGCGAAAGGCGTCGGCGGTCGAGCCGTAGCCGGTGATCTCGCCATAGATCTTGGCGTCGCGGGCGCGGGCGTGGTCGAGTTCTTCCAGAATGAGCATGGCGGCGCCTTCGCCAATCACGAAGCCGTCGCGGTGGCGATCGAACGGGCGACTGGCCTTGGCCGGCTCGTCGTTGCGGGTGGAGAGAGCGCCCAGCAGGTTGAAGCCGGTGATGCCGAAGGGATGGATCATGCTGTGCGCGCCGCCGGAGAGCATCAGGTCGGCGTCGCCGCGGCGAATCATCTCGCACGCCTCGCCAAGGGCCTGGCTGCTGGCGGCGCATGCGGTCAGGCAGTTGGCGTTGGGGCCCTGCGCGCCGAGGATCGCGGCCAGATGGCTGGACGGCATGTTCGGCTCTTGCTCCAGCTCGAACAACGGATCGAGCTGTTCCAGGCCCACCTTGGTGAACCGGGCGATGTTCAACTCTGGGCCATCGAGCGCGGCCACCATCATGTTGGTGAAGCGTTCGAAATCTTGCTGTCCTTCGCCGCTGCCGAGATAGACGCCAAAGCGGGTCGGGTCGGACAAGGTGTCTGGCAACCCCGAGTCGGCATAGGCCTTTTTGGCGGCGCCGACGGCAAACTGCGTATGCCGGCTGCGGAGGCGCCAGGTGTTCGGGTCTTCGCCCACGTCGGAGACGTCCCAGTCTTTGACCTCGGCGGCGATCTTGGTGGGAAAGTTGCTGGCGTCGAACAGGGTCATGGGGCCGACGCCCGACTCGCCGGCGAGCACGCGGCGCCACACATCGTCGACCTCGCTGCCGAGCGGGGTGACGCAACCGATGCCGGTGATGACAACGCGTCGTCGCATGACGATGTTCCCTGTGCTATGGGGCTTCCACGGTTATCGGCGCTCTCGGCGTCACGCGCCCCCGCGCGGCTAGCCGCGAGCGCGTAGCGCGGCGACGCCCGGCGGATCGGGGATGCCGGTGGTTCCGCGACCCACGTCGAAGACGCCGAGCAGCTTCATGGTGAAGACAAAGCTCTGGGGATCGAAAAATTCGGCCGATTGCTGATCGCCGGCCAAGTTGGCGAAGACGATCTCGGCCTCCGTTTGCAGCCGCTCTCCAACGTGCGCGGTGGCGGCGACGCGGGCGCCCTCGGCGCTGGCCGATTCGAGCGTGGCGGTATAAGTGAGCGTGTCTCCCGGCACGACCGGAAAGTGAAAAGCCACGCGCGGCACCTTGGCCAGAATGACCTTGTCTTGAAAGCCGCGCGCCTCGCCGACCAGGATGCCCCCGGTTTGCGCGAGCCCCTCCAAGATGAGCGACGCCGGCATCATGGGAAAGCCGTGGAAGTGGTCGTGCAAATGCTCTTCGGCCAGACTCACGTTTTTGATCGCCCGCGCGCGCTGACCGCTTTCGAACTCAATGAACCGGTCGATCCAAATCCAGCGCATGGCGGGTGACTTGCGAGTGAGATGGTTAGGCGTTGACCTTGCTGGCGATGTACCTGGTCACCATGCCGACGGTGAACAGGTTGCCGAATTCGCGGGCCACCGGGTTGGCGGCGAAGGCGTCGATATCGGCGAACGGCATGCGCTTGCGCAGTTCGGTGATGCCGGCGGTGGTGAACTTGCCGTCCTTCACGTACTGCTCGTCGGTCATGAGCCCTTCGGGGAACAACTCGCCGCGCGGAATCTTGATGTTGAACGCCTTTTCGAGGCGGAAGACGATGTCGAGAAAGTCGATCGATTCGGCGCCCAGGTCGCCAGTGAGCGTGGCTTCGGGAGTCACCTCGTCGTCATCGACGCCGAGGGCATCGACCAGGGACGACTTGATCTTGTCGTAGATTTCTTCCTGTGTGGCGGGCATGTTTGGTTCAAACCTCCTGATCCAATGTTCGACGGCCGCTTGAAGGACGCCTGGCGTGTATGGTTGCTGGCGCACCGCGCGCAAGAACTGTGACGGCAATTAGTTTTATGATCGGCTTTTTTGTCAGTGGGTCGGTAAGCGTGTTTGGTATCGGCAGAAATTGGATTGTGCTTGCGCCAGCGGCGCCAGCGCGGCGCGTCATGGGGCGGAGGCCAGCGGCGCGCGGCGCAATTGGGCAAACTGACTCTTGAGATCTTCGATCATCACGGTGTCGTTGTCGGCCTTGGCGGGATCGGTGTCGGCAAGGTTGTAGCGAACCAGTGTCAAGCGGGCGGAAACCGTGCTCTGATCGCCGACCAGGCCTTGCGTCTTGAGACGCGTCTGGCGGTCGTCCTGATCGATGATCTCGGCCGAGATGCGCAGCGTCTGGCCAGGTTCGACAAAGCTGCCGTACTTGATGTTGCGCGCCTCCTGGAGGACCACGATGCTATGCCGAAAATCTTCGGTCGCGCGGATCAGCCAAGCGCTGGCCTGGGTCATGGCCTCCAGCATGAGCACGCCCGGCATGACTGGAAAGCCGGGAAAATGGTCGGCCAGGTACTCTTCCGCGAGCGAAAGATTTTTAACGGCGACAATTCGACTGCCGAGCTCCAGCTCCAGAACTCGATCGATGAGCGCAAATCGCATGCTCGAAAGCGGGCCAAAACTCGCCAGTTGGCGCAGGTGTCAAACGCGTGAACAGAGACGCAAAATATAACGGGTTCGCCCATTTGCCTCAACCGCTAAAGTCCAACAGCGCAAGGGATAACAAGATCGGCAGCGGTCTAAGCGCCCAACTACTCGCAAGTGTCCGGCTGGCATTTGCGCAGGAGTCAATCGGGTCCGGTTCTGGCAACACGGCCGGCAGGCGATCCCATGCGCAAATCTTACAAACTAGACAACTTACGCTGCGCGGTGATGGCCAGATCTCCTCGGCCGCCGGCGTAATGGTAAATTGAGGGCGGCGCTGCCATATCGACTGTGCCGCGCCGGCTGCCCGCATAATGCTGCCACAGAGTCGCCAGGCGCTAATCCAGCAACCGTCCCCAGTAGGTCGGCCGCAAAGAATGCAGAACATGCGCAAAGGGATTGCGGTTTCGCCCGGCGTGGCAGTCGGCATTGCCTACTGCGTGGACGACATCTACGTCCGCGACCGCGAACCGCTGGCCCGATCGCAGATTTACGAGGAGCTGAAGCGGTACGACGAGGGGTGCGAAAAGACGGCGCTCGACCTGCACGCTTTGCATCAAAAGGTCGCCACGCAAGTCGGGCAATCGGAAGCGGCGATCTTTCAGATGCACGAAACGATCCTGCGCGATCCGGCCTTCACCGGCAAAGTGCGCAATTGGATCGCCAAAGAAGCGATGTCGGCGCCGGCGGCGCTGCGGCGACTGTTGGCCGAGTACACCAATTTGTTTCGCCGCACCGAGGACGAGTACCTGCGCGAACGGCTGACCGACGTGCGCGACGTGATCTTGCGATTGAGCGCGCATGTTTCGGAGGCGCTACGGCCCGATTCCAAGGAACTGGCCGGGCCGGTCGTGCTAATCGCCAACGAACTGTTGCCGTCGCACGCGGTGACCTTGGGCGACCACGAAGTGGTGGGCATCGTCACCCAAACCGGGGGCCGCACCAGCCACGCGGCGATCTTGGCCCGCGGACGCGGCGTGCCGGCGGTGTCGGGCGTGCGCGGCGTGTTGCGCGCACTGCGCAACGGCGACACGGTGGTGGTCGACGGCCGCGACGGGCATGTGATTATCAATCCCGATTCGGAAACGGCGAGCGCCTACCGCAAGCTGCAGCGCGAGTTTGTCAATCTCAAGCATCATCTGGCGGCCAATCGAGAAAAGCCCGCCATCTCGGCCGATGGACAGCCAGTCGACTTGCTGGCCAATGTCAATCACGTGCTCGACGCCACCAGCGCGGTGCAGATGGGGGCGGCTGGCGTGGGGCTGTTTCGCACCGAGTATCTCTTTCTCACGCATGCCGACGTGCCCGACGAGGAGGAGCAGTACCAGGCGTATCGACAGGTGATCAACGCGGCGCCGCAGCGGCGCGTGACGATCCGCACGCTGGACCTGGGCGGAGACAAGACCATTCCGTATCTAGGGCACAGCCGCGAGGCGAATCCCTTCCTCGGTTGGCGGTCGATTCGGTTGTCGTTCGAGCATCCCGATTTTTTCAGCAAGCAATTGCGCGCCATCCTGCGCGCGGCGGCGCCAGAAAACGGAGAGTCGCAAGACGTGCGGATCATGTTTCCCATGATCACCACGCTGGAAGAGATGCGTCGTGTGCGGGGCATGGTCCGCCGCGCGCGCCGGGCGCTGGAATCCGAAGGCAAGCCAGCCGGCGAGTTGCCCATTGGCCTGATGATCGAAGTGCCGGCCGCCGCGATCTGCATTGAGTCGCTGTTGGAGGTGGTCGACTTTGTGTCGATCGGAACCAACGATCTGGTGCAATACCTGATGGCGGCCGACCGCGACAACCCCAAGGTGAATCATCTCTGTCAGCCGCTCAGCCCGGCGGTGCTGCGCGTGCTGCACGACGTGATTCGCGCTTGCGACCGGGTGGGCAAGCCGGTGACATTGTGCGGCGAGATGGCGGGCAACCCACGGGCGTTTTTGCTGCTCCACGGCATGGGGCTGCGCAGCTTCAGCATGAGCCCCGCCTTCATATCGACCATCAAGGACCTGGTGGGCCGACTGACGCGGAGCCAGACGAGCGAGATATTGCGGCACGCGTTGACGCTGAAGACCAGCGGTCAGATCGTGCGCTACACTGGCCAGCAACTGGCCAAGATCGCGCCCGAACTGACAAGCTGGGACAGCGGTTAGTCGGCGGACGGCGTTACTCGGCGGCCAAGGGGGGCACGTCGAGCAGGCTGTGCGTCAGCGTGATGTCGAACCCTTCGATAAAGCCCGACAGCTCGCGCGAGCGCACCGGATGTTGCAACTTGCGCACCGCTTTGGCCTCGATCTGGCGAACGCGTTCGCGCGTGACGGAGAAGATCTTGCCGACTTCTTCGAGCGTGTAGGAGTAGCCGTCGGCCAGGCCGTAGCGCAGGCGGAGGATTTCGCGTTCGCGATAATTGAGGCTGTCGAGCACTTGCTGGATGCGTTGCTTGAGATGCTCTTGATTGACGTCGTAGAGCGGATCTTCGTCGCGCTTATCCTCGACGAATTCGCCGAACGAGCTATCGTCGTTGTCGCCGACCGCCTGATCGAGCGACAGCGGATGCCGCGTCATCTTGAGCACGCAGCGGGCGTCGTCGAGCGACAGCCCGGTGGCCTCCGCGGTTTCCTCGACATTGGGCTCGCGCCCCTTGGTCTGCAAGAACTCGCGGGTGATGTTGCGCAGCTTGCTCATGGTTTCGATCATATGCACCGGCAAGCGGATGGTGCGGCTTTGATCGGCGATGGCGCGGGTGATGGCCTGTCGAATCCACCAGGTGGCGTAGGTGGAGAACTTGAAACCGCGCTTGTGCTCGAACTTGTCGACGGCGCGCATCAGGCCGGTGTTGCCCTCTTGGATCAAGTCCAAGAAGCTGAGGCCGCGATTGCGATAGCGCTTGGCGATGGAGACGACCAAGCGCAGGTTGCCCGCCGACAGCACGCGCTTGGCGGCGTCGTAGTTGTATTGCAACTCGCCGGTGCGCTCGACGCGCCGGTGCAAGGTGGTGCGGCTTTCGAGCGTGACCTTCATGAGGTAGCGCAGTTCGTGCCGCAGCACGTCGGCCTTGTCGAACTGTTGATCGAACTCGGCCTCATGAAGCTGTTCGAGCACCGAATCCATCCGCCGCGAGATTTCCTTGAGTTTGTCCAAGAGCGGCTGCAAGCGCTGGGTGCGCAGGCCAAGCTCTTCGACCAGGCGCACGGCTTTGTGCCGTCGCATGACCAGCCGGCGCCAGGCCGCGCGGCG is a genomic window containing:
- a CDS encoding cysteine desulfurase is translated as MSRDAASALDTPPLDTTRIRADFPILATRTPSGAPLAYLDSAATTQHPRQVIQTVAEVYEQSYANVHRGIHWLSDRVTDLFEQARDKTQSFIHAPAREEVIFTRGATESINLVARSWGDAFLQSGDEILLTELEHHANIVPWHDAAARTGATVRFCPIADDGRLDREAFDRLLTERTRMVAVTAVSNVLGTINPVAEIVARARAVGAATLIDVAQSAPHEPLDVQQLGADFVAFSGHKMLGPSGVGVLWGRAELLDAMPPFLGGGNMIRRVTTEGYIPAELPAKFEAGTPPIAPVIGLGAAIDYLNGVGLAAIAAHERALTRLAHERLSQIDGVRILGPAPEHKAGIIGFVVEGVHAHDVAQVLDQHGVAIRAGHHCAMPLHKRLGLAATARASFYLYSTADEVETLAQALVAARGLFAKRSSKASV
- a CDS encoding DUF3293 domain-containing protein, whose protein sequence is MHPAYFQTRFRLPGAEPEWPHQFVIVSAYATTGQQWTDAENQAADRRLQADLASRGHWHCRVTGFSPATGHAEPSFAADISLSEARQLGARFHQDAIYHVAGDQLSVVHCQGPAELVDVGPFRERVHAGGGQ
- a CDS encoding DUF4926 domain-containing protein, giving the protein MIKELDTVVLTVDLRELGLLRGDVGTVVLLHGDAGYEVEFASLKGETLAVVSLAASQVRPLGEREIAQARALDAAAR
- the fabF gene encoding beta-ketoacyl-ACP synthase II, with product MVMRRRVVITGIGCVTPLGSEVDDVWRRVLAGESGVGPMTLFDASNFPTKIAAEVKDWDVSDVGEDPNTWRLRSRHTQFAVGAAKKAYADSGLPDTLSDPTRFGVYLGSGEGQQDFERFTNMMVAALDGPELNIARFTKVGLEQLDPLFELEQEPNMPSSHLAAILGAQGPNANCLTACAASSQALGEACEMIRRGDADLMLSGGAHSMIHPFGITGFNLLGALSTRNDEPAKASRPFDRHRDGFVIGEGAAMLILEELDHARARDAKIYGEITGYGSTADAFRITDIHPEGRGAARCISLALEDAGLNPGDVHYINAHGTSTSVNDKVESLAIKRALGDQAYQTPVSSTKSMMGHLIAAAGATELILCLMAIRDNVLPPTINLETPDPDCDLDYIPNQPRPARCDHALSNSFGFGGQNITLAVSRFTG
- a CDS encoding beta-hydroxyacyl-ACP dehydratase, producing the protein MRWIWIDRFIEFESGQRARAIKNVSLAEEHLHDHFHGFPMMPASLILEGLAQTGGILVGEARGFQDKVILAKVPRVAFHFPVVPGDTLTYTATLESASAEGARVAATAHVGERLQTEAEIVFANLAGDQQSAEFFDPQSFVFTMKLLGVFDVGRGTTGIPDPPGVAALRARG
- a CDS encoding acyl carrier protein, whose amino-acid sequence is MPATQEEIYDKIKSSLVDALGVDDDEVTPEATLTGDLGAESIDFLDIVFRLEKAFNIKIPRGELFPEGLMTDEQYVKDGKFTTAGITELRKRMPFADIDAFAANPVAREFGNLFTVGMVTRYIASKVNA
- a CDS encoding beta-hydroxyacyl-ACP dehydratase, with protein sequence MRFALIDRVLELELGSRIVAVKNLSLAEEYLADHFPGFPVMPGVLMLEAMTQASAWLIRATEDFRHSIVVLQEARNIKYGSFVEPGQTLRISAEIIDQDDRQTRLKTQGLVGDQSTVSARLTLVRYNLADTDPAKADNDTVMIEDLKSQFAQLRRAPLASAP
- the ptsP gene encoding phosphoenolpyruvate--protein phosphotransferase; this translates as MRKGIAVSPGVAVGIAYCVDDIYVRDREPLARSQIYEELKRYDEGCEKTALDLHALHQKVATQVGQSEAAIFQMHETILRDPAFTGKVRNWIAKEAMSAPAALRRLLAEYTNLFRRTEDEYLRERLTDVRDVILRLSAHVSEALRPDSKELAGPVVLIANELLPSHAVTLGDHEVVGIVTQTGGRTSHAAILARGRGVPAVSGVRGVLRALRNGDTVVVDGRDGHVIINPDSETASAYRKLQREFVNLKHHLAANREKPAISADGQPVDLLANVNHVLDATSAVQMGAAGVGLFRTEYLFLTHADVPDEEEQYQAYRQVINAAPQRRVTIRTLDLGGDKTIPYLGHSREANPFLGWRSIRLSFEHPDFFSKQLRAILRAAAPENGESQDVRIMFPMITTLEEMRRVRGMVRRARRALESEGKPAGELPIGLMIEVPAAAICIESLLEVVDFVSIGTNDLVQYLMAADRDNPKVNHLCQPLSPAVLRVLHDVIRACDRVGKPVTLCGEMAGNPRAFLLLHGMGLRSFSMSPAFISTIKDLVGRLTRSQTSEILRHALTLKTSGQIVRYTGQQLAKIAPELTSWDSG
- a CDS encoding sigma-70 family RNA polymerase sigma factor, with amino-acid sequence MAPSVLSESPHRVEPNACESNLDQKGCSLRKTTRKNLATSKHSAAPAKPAKAKTAGRSGGAVKYADSLVGDLEDEPVVASGETSDFDDEFDPETTAEHHGADEYGDAQLESETDARIDDPVRIYLMQMGEIALLSRDEEVSAAKQIEKTRRRYRDASLANDFVLQGAVTLLRKVRDGELRLDRTIEVSVTDAGAKRRILAKLGPNLKTLDHLLQQNQVDFRTSLSRRATRSERRAAWRRLVMRRHKAVRLVEELGLRTQRLQPLLDKLKEISRRMDSVLEQLHEAEFDQQFDKADVLRHELRYLMKVTLESRTTLHRRVERTGELQYNYDAAKRVLSAGNLRLVVSIAKRYRNRGLSFLDLIQEGNTGLMRAVDKFEHKRGFKFSTYATWWIRQAITRAIADQSRTIRLPVHMIETMSKLRNITREFLQTKGREPNVEETAEATGLSLDDARCVLKMTRHPLSLDQAVGDNDDSSFGEFVEDKRDEDPLYDVNQEHLKQRIQQVLDSLNYREREILRLRYGLADGYSYTLEEVGKIFSVTRERVRQIEAKAVRKLQHPVRSRELSGFIEGFDITLTHSLLDVPPLAAE